The following proteins are co-located in the Bacteroidales bacterium genome:
- a CDS encoding aminoacyl-histidine dipeptidase encodes MSDIRKLEPKELWNYFYEITQIPRPSKKEKRIVEYMVAFGKKHNLETLVDKVGNVIIRKPATKGMENRKGIIFQTHLDMVPQKNSDKKHDFEKDPIETIVDGEWVRANGTTLGSDNGVGVAATMAVLASTTIVHGPVEALFTIDEETGMTGVFGLEKGLLFGDILMNLDSEDEGELYVGCAGGIDVSAVKTYAEEASPKGMAAYRITAKGLKGGHSGVDIAMGRANSNKLMFRFLMQAEADFGVRLSEAAGGDLRNAIPRESYSLLLVPEIKTAEFEAFVKGYEEIYKAEFSDTEPDLKFAFEKVSVPAKVMNQADQYRIIRAVFVCPNGVVRMSQAMKGLVETSNNLAIVSCKDGKFVAHNLCRSSVDSAKEATAWKIAAVFHLINADVNLTGAYPGWKPNMKSPILKTMSSVYNELYGKIPDIKAIHAGLECGLISGVYPKLDMISFGPTIRYPHSPDEKVNIESVGKFWNFLVETLKHIPVKG; translated from the coding sequence ATGAGCGACATAAGAAAACTTGAGCCGAAAGAATTGTGGAATTATTTTTATGAAATTACCCAGATCCCACGACCATCCAAGAAGGAAAAGAGAATTGTTGAATACATGGTTGCTTTTGGGAAAAAGCATAACCTTGAGACACTCGTGGATAAGGTTGGAAACGTAATAATCAGAAAACCAGCTACTAAAGGGATGGAGAACAGGAAAGGTATTATTTTCCAGACACATCTCGATATGGTGCCTCAAAAAAACAGCGACAAGAAACATGATTTTGAAAAAGACCCGATTGAAACTATAGTAGATGGGGAATGGGTCAGAGCCAACGGTACTACACTTGGATCCGATAACGGTGTAGGAGTTGCTGCAACTATGGCAGTACTTGCATCAACAACTATTGTTCACGGACCAGTTGAAGCACTTTTTACAATCGATGAAGAGACTGGCATGACAGGTGTTTTCGGACTTGAGAAAGGGTTATTGTTTGGTGATATTCTGATGAACCTCGATTCTGAGGACGAGGGTGAATTGTATGTTGGTTGTGCCGGTGGAATTGATGTCAGTGCTGTAAAAACTTATGCTGAGGAAGCCTCTCCTAAAGGAATGGCTGCGTATAGAATTACTGCAAAAGGTCTTAAAGGCGGGCATTCAGGAGTTGATATCGCCATGGGGAGAGCAAACTCAAACAAGCTTATGTTCCGTTTTCTTATGCAGGCTGAAGCAGATTTTGGTGTAAGACTTTCTGAAGCAGCCGGTGGTGATCTGAGAAATGCAATACCCCGTGAATCTTATTCATTACTTCTCGTCCCTGAAATAAAAACTGCTGAATTTGAGGCTTTTGTAAAAGGGTATGAAGAAATATATAAAGCTGAGTTTTCTGATACTGAGCCTGACTTGAAATTTGCATTTGAAAAAGTATCAGTCCCGGCGAAAGTGATGAATCAGGCCGACCAGTATAGGATTATAAGGGCTGTCTTTGTTTGTCCCAATGGTGTTGTTAGAATGAGTCAGGCTATGAAAGGACTTGTAGAAACATCAAACAACCTCGCTATTGTGAGTTGTAAGGATGGTAAGTTTGTTGCTCACAATCTGTGCAGGAGTTCAGTTGACTCTGCAAAGGAAGCAACAGCATGGAAAATTGCTGCTGTGTTCCATCTTATTAATGCAGATGTTAATCTTACTGGTGCATACCCTGGTTGGAAACCAAATATGAAGTCACCAATCCTGAAGACTATGAGCTCTGTATATAATGAACTCTATGGAAAGATTCCGGATATTAAGGCTATTCATGCTGGTCTTGAATGCGGCCTTATAAGTGGTGTTTATCCAAAACTGGATATGATATCTTTTGGCCCGACCATCAGATACCCGCATTCACCTGATGAGAAAGTCAATATAGAATCTGTTGGCAAATTCTGGAATTTTCTTGTAGAAACACTTAAACACATACCGGTTAAAGGCTAA
- a CDS encoding inorganic phosphate transporter → MTFLYIVVALVLIFDFINGFHDSANSIATIVSTRVLSPVAAVSMAAFFNFIAFLVFPLKVATTIGKGVINPDVINLTVIASALIAAISWNLLTWWLGLPSSSSHTLVGGLVGAAVAYSGWGSVVFAGVIKIVVFIVIAPLLGMIMSFLISALVIFLVRKKSPSGVDKHFRRLQLLSAAAFSLGHGGNDAQKSMGIIWVALIAAGLATKNDPIALWIVLSCQAAIALGTLLGGWRIVKTMGQKITKLKPFEGFCAESAGALTLFGATHFGIPVSTTHVITGAIMGAGARKGVSAVKWGVTTSIFWAWLLTIPVSAVVGALMFWFLNAVI, encoded by the coding sequence ATGACATTTTTATATATTGTAGTTGCACTAGTACTGATCTTTGACTTCATCAACGGTTTTCATGATTCGGCAAACTCAATTGCAACTATAGTCTCAACAAGAGTACTTTCACCTGTTGCAGCAGTAAGTATGGCAGCCTTTTTCAACTTTATAGCTTTTCTTGTCTTTCCATTGAAAGTTGCTACTACAATCGGAAAAGGAGTGATTAATCCTGATGTTATAAACCTCACAGTTATTGCCTCTGCACTCATTGCGGCAATATCATGGAACCTTCTCACATGGTGGCTTGGACTTCCTTCCAGTTCATCACACACACTTGTAGGCGGACTAGTTGGCGCTGCGGTTGCTTATTCAGGATGGGGGTCGGTAGTATTTGCAGGGGTAATTAAAATTGTAGTATTTATAGTAATAGCTCCCTTACTTGGAATGATTATGTCGTTTTTGATATCTGCGCTGGTTATTTTTCTTGTAAGAAAAAAATCACCATCAGGGGTGGATAAACATTTCAGGAGGCTTCAGCTGCTTTCGGCTGCGGCTTTTAGCCTTGGCCACGGAGGAAATGATGCACAGAAGTCGATGGGAATTATCTGGGTAGCACTTATCGCAGCAGGTTTAGCGACCAAGAATGATCCTATTGCTCTCTGGATAGTACTTTCCTGCCAGGCTGCTATTGCATTGGGAACATTACTGGGCGGCTGGAGAATCGTAAAAACTATGGGACAGAAAATAACAAAACTAAAACCATTCGAAGGATTTTGTGCTGAATCAGCCGGTGCATTAACATTATTCGGAGCTACTCATTTTGGTATACCGGTAAGTACAACACACGTTATTACCGGAGCAATAATGGGGGCAGGTGCAAGAAAAGGCGTTTCAGCCGTAAAATGGGGTGTCACAACAAGTATTTTCTGGGCATGGTTATTAACTATACCAGTATCAGCGGTTGTAGGGGCACTTATGTTTTGGTTCCTGAATGCAGTGATTTAA